One stretch of Miscanthus floridulus cultivar M001 chromosome 18, ASM1932011v1, whole genome shotgun sequence DNA includes these proteins:
- the LOC136520632 gene encoding MADS-box transcription factor 5-like isoform X2: MGRGKVELKRIENKISRQVTFAKRRNGLLKKAYELSVLCDAEVALIIFSSRGRLFEFSTSSCMYKTLERYRTCNFASEASAPLEAELNNYQEYLKLKTRVEFLQTTQRNLLGEDLGPLNVKELEQLENQIEISLKHIRSSKNQQMLDQLFDLKRKEQQLQDANKDLRRKIQETSEENVLRLSCQDIGCSGSSGHGDEANQELLHLALDPSLHIG, encoded by the exons ATGGGGCGCGGCAAGGTGGAGCTGAAGCGGATCGAGAACAAGATCAGCCGGCAGGTGACGTTCGCCAAGCGCCGCAACGGGTTGCTCAAGAAGGCGTACGAGCTGTCGGTGCTCTGCGACGCCGAGGTCGCCCTCATCATCTTCTCCAGCCGCGGCCGCCTCTTCGAGTTCTCCACCTCCTCATG CATGTACAAGACGCTGGAGCGGTACCGCACCTGCAATTTTGCATCCGAAGCATCAGCTCCACTAGAGGCGGAATTA AATAATTATCAGGAGTACTTGAAGTTAAAGACAAGAGTTGAGTTCTTACAAACAACTCAGAG AAATCTACTTGGTGAGGACTTGGGTCCACTTAACGTGAAGGAGCTAGAGCAACTTGAGAACCAGATTGAGATATCTCTCAAGCATATCCGATCATCAAAG AACCAGCAGATGCTCGACCAGCTCTTTGATCTCAAGCGCAAG GAACAACAACTGCAAGATGCTAACAAAGACTTAAGAAGGAAG ATACAAGAAACTAGTGAAGAAAATGTGCTGCGACTGTCTTGCCAGGACATTGGGTGTAGTGGATCTAGTGGGCATGGTGATGAAGCCAACCAAGAACTCCTTCACCTTGCTCTTGATCCTTCCCTGCATATAGGGTGA
- the LOC136520632 gene encoding MADS-box transcription factor 5-like isoform X1: protein MGRGKVELKRIENKISRQVTFAKRRNGLLKKAYELSVLCDAEVALIIFSSRGRLFEFSTSSCMYKTLERYRTCNFASEASAPLEAELNNYQEYLKLKTRVEFLQTTQRNLLGEDLGPLNVKELEQLENQIEISLKHIRSSKNQQMLDQLFDLKRKEQQLQDANKDLRRKIQETSEENVLRLSCQDIGCSGSSGHGDEANQELLHLALDPSLHIGYQAYMDHLKND from the exons ATGGGGCGCGGCAAGGTGGAGCTGAAGCGGATCGAGAACAAGATCAGCCGGCAGGTGACGTTCGCCAAGCGCCGCAACGGGTTGCTCAAGAAGGCGTACGAGCTGTCGGTGCTCTGCGACGCCGAGGTCGCCCTCATCATCTTCTCCAGCCGCGGCCGCCTCTTCGAGTTCTCCACCTCCTCATG CATGTACAAGACGCTGGAGCGGTACCGCACCTGCAATTTTGCATCCGAAGCATCAGCTCCACTAGAGGCGGAATTA AATAATTATCAGGAGTACTTGAAGTTAAAGACAAGAGTTGAGTTCTTACAAACAACTCAGAG AAATCTACTTGGTGAGGACTTGGGTCCACTTAACGTGAAGGAGCTAGAGCAACTTGAGAACCAGATTGAGATATCTCTCAAGCATATCCGATCATCAAAG AACCAGCAGATGCTCGACCAGCTCTTTGATCTCAAGCGCAAG GAACAACAACTGCAAGATGCTAACAAAGACTTAAGAAGGAAG ATACAAGAAACTAGTGAAGAAAATGTGCTGCGACTGTCTTGCCAGGACATTGGGTGTAGTGGATCTAGTGGGCATGGTGATGAAGCCAACCAAGAACTCCTTCACCTTGCTCTTGATCCTTCCCTGCATATAGG GTATCAAGCTTACATGGACCACCTGAAAAATGATTAA